The proteins below are encoded in one region of Neoasaia chiangmaiensis:
- the ilvN gene encoding acetolactate synthase small subunit yields the protein MSDDIQTAVIAVLIENESGALARVVGLFSGRGYNIESLTVSVVDPAQSLSRITIVTSGTAMVIAQIKAQLARLIPVHGVSDLTASGPYVAREMALVKVVSHGESRTEGMRIADAFRARIVDTTAGSFVFEMTGAAEKIDAFVELMRPLGLAEVSRTGIAAITRGPETFHSNQESF from the coding sequence CGATATTCAAACAGCCGTTATCGCGGTGCTGATCGAGAACGAGAGCGGTGCGCTGGCGCGCGTCGTCGGGCTGTTTTCCGGGCGCGGCTACAATATCGAGAGCCTGACGGTTTCGGTCGTCGATCCGGCACAGTCCCTCTCCCGTATCACGATCGTGACCTCGGGCACGGCGATGGTGATCGCGCAGATCAAGGCGCAGCTCGCCCGGTTGATCCCCGTGCATGGCGTCAGCGATCTGACGGCCAGCGGGCCTTATGTGGCGCGCGAGATGGCTTTGGTCAAAGTTGTCAGCCATGGCGAGTCACGCACCGAAGGCATGCGCATCGCCGACGCTTTCCGGGCGCGCATCGTCGATACGACGGCGGGCTCGTTCGTTTTCGAGATGACGGGCGCGGCGGAGAAGATCGACGCGTTTGTCGAACTCATGCGCCCGCTGGGTCTGGCCGAGGTATCGCGAACCGGTATCGCCGCCATCACGCGCGGGCCTGAAACCTTTCATTCCAACCAGGAGTCTTTCTGA